The genome window AAAGGTGCTTTTATTGTGAGGTAGGATAATAATTGACCATATGCATTGATACTCGCTTTAGTAGATTTCATAAGAGACTCATCTGCTAACATTTTATTTTTAGCCGTAATTCGCTCACTTTCTGCGATTACCCCATCCGTTTTTGATGCTTTTTCTATACGCTGAAATACATCTTGACTCCCCTCATAATTGGCTTTTGCTTCCATGTACTTTGCCTTAGCTTCTACATATTGAGCATTGATTTCAGGAGCATCAAGTACCAATAATACTTGCCCTTTTTTCACTTTATCACCGATATCTACCTTTAGTTGTGAGATATATCCCTCCATTTTAGCATGAATCGTTGCTTGATCAAACGGCAATACTTCAGCTGGGATAGATAACTTTTTGATCACCTCTTCAGTCTTTAATAGAAAGGCAGGTTTTGTTTGGTCTGCTTCAACTTTTGTGATTTCTTGTTCTTTCTGACATCCCATCAAAAAGGTTAAGATTAGCGAAAGGGAAATAAATGTCTTCTTCATTTTTGTATATCTTTCAAAGGGTTCAATTACCCGTTAGTGGCGATAAAATATTTACTGTTCTTGTCTTCTGGGTTAAGTGATTCACTCTTAAAATTATTCCCTCCAACAAAATTCTGATAGAGCAATGGTAGTATCACTAGAATACTAAACATGGATGCGGCAAGACCTCCAATAACAGCGACCCCGAGAGGAGCTATTTGATCTCCACCTTCTCCCATGCCTAATGCCATAGGAAGCATTCCCACCATCATTGCTAATCCGGTCATAAGGATAGGTCTCAACCTATTTTCAGCTGCGGTGATAAATGCTTTTGTATTCCCTGCTTTTCTTTCTTCCTCTGCATTCGTGATAAATAATACGGCATTAGAAACGGCTACACCTACAGCCATGATCATTCCCATATATGACTGAATATTAAGAGTATGCCCTGTCAGTATAAGAAATACTAGAGATCCCCCGACAACCATAGGTAATATAGAGAGTGTTGTCATAGAAATTTTAAATGACTGGAAACTTGCTGCCAACATCAAGAATATTACAGCGATAGCAATACCTAACCCTAATTCTAACTCTCCTAAAGTAAGGTCCAATAAGTCAGACTGTCCTCTTTTTATGATTTTGATACCCGAAGGTAAATCTCCTAACGCCTGAATAGAACGGTCTAAATCTTTTATTGCTGTACCTAAATCCTTTTCATGAATATTGGCTGTGATGGTAATAAAGCGTTGTTGGTTGAGACGATCATATTCTGCTGGTGTTTCTACATTTTTCCAGCTTGCAACATCTCTTAAAAAGATCTTTTTCCCATCTTTATTCGCTACGGGAACCGACTCAATATCCTCAGGACTATTCATATCGTACTGTGGATATTCTACCTGTACTTGGTAGGCCACCCCAGAATTAGGGTCTCTCCAATAATTTGGTTGGGTGAATCTGCTTGATGAAGTCGCCGTTACCATAGATTTAGAGATTTCCACGACCGTTAACCCTAACTTCCCTGCCTTTATTCGATCAATGTCGATCTTTATGCCGGGATAATCCAAAGGGGTAGTAATTTGAACATCTCTGTAATAATCAATTTGTTGCATTTGAGCTTCCAACTGTTCTGCTACTTTCATCGAAGTGTTAAGGTCCTTACCTAGTATCGCCACTTCTAATGGGTTGGTAGCTCCAAGGTTCATCACTTGATCCACTAAATCTCCAGGTTCAAAAGATAATTTAGCTTCAGGATATGCTTTTAAAAACTTCTCTCTCAAGGCTTCTTTGAAATCTTCAATAGGATAACCTGCTTCCTTCTTCAAATTAATTTTTACAACAGATTCATGGGGTCCGCTGGTCCATAAGTGAATTAAGTTGACAGGAAAACTTGATGGTTGTGTACCGATAAATGCAGAAGTGATATCGACATTTTCCTCCCCCACAATTTCTTTTGTGATACTGAGTAAGTCTTTGGTTGCTTCTTCTGTTCGCTCTACTCTCGTACCCGTTTTTAATCGTAACCTTACTTGTGCTTGTCCTGCATCCACCTTTGGGAAAATATCAAGACCAATCACATAAAACCCTATACCAATAATACCCGCAGCTACTATAAAATAAGAAGTGACATATTTTCCAGAACTACTTTTCATACTATTGATCATACCAAGGTAAGCCAACTTAAATCGATCAAAATATTTACTTTCATGAGGTGAAGGATCAAACTTTTTCATTAACCAAACAGCCATTACAGGAACAAAAGTCATGGATAATAAGAAAGAAGCAATCATCGAAAAACCTACAGCTAAGGCCATTGGCATAAACATTCCCTTCGGTACTCCCGACATAAATAAAGCTGGGGCAAACACTGCCAGAATACTAAACAGAATCAGAAGTTTTGGAGTCACGATCTCTCTACAGCCTTCTAATACAGCTGCAGCTTTTGTTTTCCCCATCTCCAAATGTCGATGTATATTTTCTATCGTAACAGTTGCTTCATCTACAAGCATACCGACAGACAAAGCCAAACCTCCTAATGTCATAATATTGATGGTCTGACCAATCATATTTAAACAAATCACACTCGATAATATGGCAATAGGTATAGTTAATACTACTATTAATGCTCCTCTACGATCACCTAGAAATAGCATCACCATTAGTCCAGTTAGCAATGCTCCGATGCCTCCCTCAACCATTACACTTTTTAATGAATTAATCACATACCCCGACTGATCAAACTCATAAGAAACTTTGATATCTGAAGGTACAGCGGCTTGCATTTCTGGAAGTGATTTCTTTACATTTTGTACGACTTCCCATGTAGAAGCATCTGCCCTTTTTGTTACAGGGATATAGACAGATCTTGCTCCATCAACTAAGGCATAACCAGTCGTAATATCTGCACCAATAGAAACATTAGCGATATCGTTTAAATAGACATTGGCTCCATCTCTAAAAGACAATGGTATTTTACCAAAATCATCTATATCTTCTATGACTGTATTTTGAGGTGTGATCTTCATCTCATCTCCTATACCAATATTTCCTGCAGGAGAAATGGTATTGGACTTCGACAAAGCCGTTACGATCTCTTCTGGAGTATAATTGTATCGTTTTACTTTCTCAGGATCTACTTTCACTATTACTGTTTTAGAAGATCCACCAAAAGGAGGAGGAGCTGAAACGCCAGGTAAGGTGGAAAACATTGGTCTTACTTTAAATAATGCTAAGTCAGCAATTTCACCCAAGGTTCTAGTATCCGAAGAGAATACCAATTGTCCTACAGGCACAGACCCTGCGTCAAAACGCGTGATAAACGGAGGCACAGTACCCGGTGGCATAAATGCCCTTGAACGATTTACATATCCTACCACTTCAGCAGCTGCCTGACTCATATCTGTTCCTTCATGGAATTCGATTTTTATCAATGCATTCCCTTGTACTGACTTGGATTCCACTTTCTTGACTCCTGTTACATACAAAAAATGGTATTCATAATAGTTCGTTACAAACGATTCCATCTGATCAGGTGACAAACCTCCATAGGGCTGAGCCACATAGATTGTAGGTGAACCAAAAGTGGGAAAAATATCTATTTTCATATTACGGATAGCAAGAAAAGAGAATATGGCAATCCCTATCACACCAACCATCACCGTAATCGGTTTATTTAATGATCCTTCAATTAGTTTCATATTAGTTTTTTATTTGGTTAAGAAATAGCTGAATATCACCTTTCACAACAGCAAGCTGTAATAATGATTTCCATGCAGAAGCATAAGCGTTTTTCAATTTTGCTTCGGCATCTAACAGGTTGTACTGAGCTTCGATCAGCTCAGTGTAATTCACTAATCCTTGTTCATATCTTGTTTGCATGGATAAGTAGGCTCCTTGGCTGGCTTCGTATTCTACTGGAACTTCTTTGGCAATGGCCAATGCTGTATTTAGACCTGTTCGAGCCGTTACCTCTTGTTTTTTAAGGTTATTTTCTACTTTTCTAATGTTTTCTTGTGAAGCTCTTACAACTGCTTTCTGCTGTATATTTTTGGTCTTTTGAGAAGCTAAATCCATGATCGGAAAAACCAGCTGTAATCCCACTCCATAATTATAACGCTGCATTCCCCAACCGTCTGCATGATTCACTGTTCCATCGTATGCTACTCCAGAACCTCTTGCGTAGGTAGTGCCCCAAAATTCTAACTTCGGTGTCCATGCTCTTTTAATTTCTGTTAGTCTTGCCTCATTGGCTTCC of Flammeovirga agarivorans contains these proteins:
- a CDS encoding efflux RND transporter permease subunit — encoded protein: MKLIEGSLNKPITVMVGVIGIAIFSFLAIRNMKIDIFPTFGSPTIYVAQPYGGLSPDQMESFVTNYYEYHFLYVTGVKKVESKSVQGNALIKIEFHEGTDMSQAAAEVVGYVNRSRAFMPPGTVPPFITRFDAGSVPVGQLVFSSDTRTLGEIADLALFKVRPMFSTLPGVSAPPPFGGSSKTVIVKVDPEKVKRYNYTPEEIVTALSKSNTISPAGNIGIGDEMKITPQNTVIEDIDDFGKIPLSFRDGANVYLNDIANVSIGADITTGYALVDGARSVYIPVTKRADASTWEVVQNVKKSLPEMQAAVPSDIKVSYEFDQSGYVINSLKSVMVEGGIGALLTGLMVMLFLGDRRGALIVVLTIPIAILSSVICLNMIGQTINIMTLGGLALSVGMLVDEATVTIENIHRHLEMGKTKAAAVLEGCREIVTPKLLILFSILAVFAPALFMSGVPKGMFMPMALAVGFSMIASFLLSMTFVPVMAVWLMKKFDPSPHESKYFDRFKLAYLGMINSMKSSSGKYVTSYFIVAAGIIGIGFYVIGLDIFPKVDAGQAQVRLRLKTGTRVERTEEATKDLLSITKEIVGEENVDITSAFIGTQPSSFPVNLIHLWTSGPHESVVKINLKKEAGYPIEDFKEALREKFLKAYPEAKLSFEPGDLVDQVMNLGATNPLEVAILGKDLNTSMKVAEQLEAQMQQIDYYRDVQITTPLDYPGIKIDIDRIKAGKLGLTVVEISKSMVTATSSSRFTQPNYWRDPNSGVAYQVQVEYPQYDMNSPEDIESVPVANKDGKKIFLRDVASWKNVETPAEYDRLNQQRFITITANIHEKDLGTAIKDLDRSIQALGDLPSGIKIIKRGQSDLLDLTLGELELGLGIAIAVIFLMLAASFQSFKISMTTLSILPMVVGGSLVFLILTGHTLNIQSYMGMIMAVGVAVSNAVLFITNAEEERKAGNTKAFITAAENRLRPILMTGLAMMVGMLPMALGMGEGGDQIAPLGVAVIGGLAASMFSILVILPLLYQNFVGGNNFKSESLNPEDKNSKYFIATNG